One region of Mesobacillus boroniphilus genomic DNA includes:
- a CDS encoding DUF2535 family protein — protein MLFKSLEFKNVVGQKVKVVDIPVLEEESTYYFIIQVRLQTFITAIYQERNAKKFYSFKEYLKRVMKWPDYEQLFKSAELKNNA, from the coding sequence TTGTTATTCAAAAGCCTAGAGTTCAAAAATGTTGTTGGACAGAAGGTTAAAGTCGTGGACATTCCTGTGTTGGAAGAAGAGAGCACCTATTATTTTATTATCCAAGTCCGTTTGCAAACTTTTATAACAGCAATCTACCAGGAAAGAAACGCAAAAAAGTTTTATTCTTTTAAAGAGTATTTAAAAAGAGTTATGAAGTGGCCGGATTATGAGCAGTTATTCAAATCGGCTGAATTGAAAAATAACGCCTGA
- a CDS encoding anthrax toxin lethal factor-related metalloendopeptidase: MRRLFQIFLVIVLSFTLLGSSNANMDGIFLYEYPKQSLLYESLQPEDVRLAGKLIVLPEKDFDQAEAAKIINRLTILPENMILKAVDSNIKVKLFEGRLTDNPTASHLKGIVPRGYTSKKTWDQVPGIGGSRTVLVKIGSSEKGKGHGSVNLELHEFAHSLDRHVYDGIRQEERFLEIWKLESRLLFPGRAYFLDYPEEYFAESFAMFYIGGLPAKLLREAAPQTYQYIEGLK; the protein is encoded by the coding sequence ATGCGAAGGCTTTTTCAAATATTCTTGGTTATCGTACTTTCCTTCACGCTGCTCGGCAGCTCGAATGCCAATATGGATGGCATTTTTCTATATGAATATCCTAAACAATCCTTACTATATGAATCTCTGCAGCCTGAAGACGTACGTCTTGCTGGTAAGTTGATTGTTTTGCCAGAAAAGGACTTTGACCAGGCAGAAGCGGCGAAGATTATTAACAGGCTTACGATTCTTCCTGAAAACATGATACTAAAAGCGGTAGACAGCAATATTAAAGTGAAGTTATTTGAAGGCAGATTGACGGATAATCCAACGGCGAGCCACTTGAAGGGGATCGTTCCGCGAGGCTATACATCTAAAAAGACATGGGATCAGGTACCCGGGATTGGAGGATCTAGGACCGTTCTTGTGAAAATTGGCAGCAGTGAAAAAGGAAAGGGACACGGTTCTGTCAATCTCGAACTGCATGAATTTGCACACTCACTTGACCGCCATGTTTATGACGGAATCAGGCAGGAGGAAAGGTTCCTGGAAATCTGGAAGCTTGAAAGCCGGCTGCTCTTCCCAGGCCGTGCCTATTTCCTAGATTACCCTGAGGAATACTTTGCCGAAAGCTTTGCGATGTTCTATATTGGCGGATTGCCGGCAAAACTGCTTAGGGAAGCTGCACCGCAAACCTATCAATATATCGAAGGCCTCAAGTAG
- a CDS encoding dihydrofolate reductase, producing the protein MISLIWAMDENRVIGYHNQLPWRLPEDLKFFKRVTMGHPIMMGRKTFESIGKPLPGRENIIVTRDESYQQDGCVVMNSIEDFMGYAKEKEEEVFVIGGAEIFKEVLPEADKLYLTMIHHQFEGDTFFPVFDIEKWELESREIGLKDEKNPYDYEFLIYKRK; encoded by the coding sequence ATGATATCGTTAATTTGGGCAATGGATGAAAATCGAGTCATCGGATATCATAACCAGCTCCCGTGGAGGCTCCCAGAAGATTTAAAGTTCTTCAAGCGAGTAACGATGGGACATCCAATCATGATGGGGAGAAAAACGTTCGAGTCGATCGGCAAGCCTCTCCCTGGAAGAGAAAATATCATCGTAACACGTGATGAAAGCTACCAGCAGGATGGTTGTGTAGTCATGAATTCCATTGAAGATTTCATGGGTTATGCAAAGGAAAAAGAAGAAGAGGTTTTCGTCATCGGCGGTGCGGAGATTTTTAAGGAAGTATTGCCAGAGGCGGACAAGCTCTATTTAACAATGATCCATCATCAGTTTGAAGGAGATACCTTTTTTCCGGTTTTTGACATAGAAAAGTGGGAGCTTGAATCAAGGGAAATCGGACTGAAGGATGAAAAAAACCCCTATGACTATGAGTTTTTAATTTATAAGCGGAAGTAG
- a CDS encoding DegV family protein, protein MTKIKIVTDSTCDLNDELIKKWGIIVVPLSISINGENYLDRVDISPKEFMEKMKASHELPKSSQPPAGEFLKVYDELAADGFEIISIHMTGGMSGTVRSAESAAQMTSAKINVVDSRFISKALAFQVLEAAQMAADGKSAEEIVTRLDEIREKTRLFVVVDTLENLVKGGRIGKGKAMIGSLLNIKPIASLEGGEYTPVSKARSHSQVVKYLRNQFAADTEGKTIKGVGLVHAEGEDLAEKIKKTIFETSGYDDFFIEETTPIVSTHTGPGAIGFMYYFE, encoded by the coding sequence ATGACTAAAATCAAGATTGTAACTGATTCTACTTGTGATTTGAATGATGAGCTCATCAAAAAGTGGGGGATTATCGTTGTCCCATTATCAATTTCTATTAATGGTGAAAATTATTTAGATAGAGTGGATATCAGCCCAAAAGAATTCATGGAAAAGATGAAAGCTTCTCATGAATTGCCAAAGAGCTCGCAGCCCCCTGCCGGGGAATTTTTGAAGGTGTATGACGAGCTGGCCGCGGATGGTTTTGAAATCATCTCAATACATATGACAGGCGGTATGAGCGGTACAGTACGTTCTGCAGAAAGTGCCGCCCAGATGACAAGTGCAAAGATAAATGTGGTTGATTCCCGCTTTATTTCAAAAGCATTGGCCTTTCAAGTTCTTGAGGCTGCCCAGATGGCCGCTGACGGTAAATCAGCTGAAGAAATCGTAACAAGGTTAGATGAGATAAGAGAAAAGACCAGGCTTTTTGTCGTTGTTGATACCCTTGAGAATTTAGTTAAGGGAGGCCGGATTGGCAAAGGAAAGGCAATGATCGGCTCTTTATTGAACATTAAACCGATCGCCTCACTCGAAGGTGGAGAATATACACCTGTCTCTAAAGCAAGAAGTCATTCGCAAGTTGTAAAGTACCTTAGAAATCAATTTGCCGCAGATACAGAGGGTAAAACCATTAAAGGAGTAGGGCTTGTTCATGCAGAAGGAGAAGACCTCGCCGAGAAAATAAAGAAAACCATTTTTGAAACTTCAGGATATGATGACTTTTTCATCGAAGAAACAACGCCAATTGTAAGTACTCATACCGGCCCAGGCGCCATAGGATTCATGTATTATTTTGAATAA
- the tatC gene encoding twin-arginine translocase subunit TatC, protein MEDQELNLVDHLDELRNRLIISAVAFIIFFGIGFFYVKEIYNFFVRDLDVKLIVLGPSDIVWIYFMLATIIAIAGTIPVLATQIWLFVKPALRPIERKISLSYIPALFILFIVGLAFGYFVIFPTVLNFLVELSGDMLVTNFTAEKYFKFIMNMTLPFGVLFELPVVVMFLTSLGVINPYVLVKVRKYAYFILIVISVIISPPDFMSDILVTIPLLVLYEISVNLSKFVYRRKLKKEKEWQEQYGDMEEENDEESSL, encoded by the coding sequence ATGGAAGATCAAGAATTAAATCTGGTGGATCATCTCGATGAGCTGCGGAACAGGCTGATCATTTCGGCTGTAGCATTCATTATTTTCTTTGGTATAGGCTTTTTCTATGTTAAAGAAATATATAACTTTTTTGTCCGGGACTTGGACGTTAAGTTAATAGTCTTAGGTCCAAGTGATATCGTATGGATTTACTTCATGCTTGCCACCATCATCGCTATTGCAGGTACGATTCCGGTTTTGGCCACCCAGATTTGGCTTTTTGTCAAACCAGCGCTCAGACCGATTGAGAGGAAAATATCGCTTTCATATATCCCGGCGTTATTCATCCTATTCATCGTTGGCCTTGCTTTTGGCTACTTTGTGATTTTCCCGACAGTTCTTAATTTCCTGGTGGAACTTAGCGGGGATATGCTTGTAACGAACTTCACGGCGGAAAAGTATTTCAAGTTCATCATGAACATGACATTACCATTTGGAGTTTTGTTCGAATTGCCGGTTGTCGTCATGTTCTTGACATCTCTTGGAGTTATTAATCCTTACGTTCTAGTAAAGGTCAGAAAGTATGCTTACTTTATACTTATTGTGATTTCAGTCATCATTTCACCGCCTGATTTCATGTCAGATATCCTTGTTACGATTCCGCTGCTGGTTTTGTATGAAATCAGCGTGAACTTATCCAAATTTGTTTACAGACGGAAGCTCAAGAAGGAAAAAGAGTGGCAAGAGCAATACGGTGATATGGAAGAGGAAAACGATGAGGAATCATCCTTGTGA
- a CDS encoding thymidylate synthase, translated as MKQYLELCEHVLNTGVKKEDRTGTGTISTFGYQMRFNLQDGFPLLTTKKLHLRSIIHELLWFLNGDTNVKYLQENGVRIWNEWADEKGELGPVYGSQWRSWTGADGETVDQISELIHTIKTNPDSRRMIVNAWNVAEIDKMALPPCHCMFQFYVADGKLSCQLYQRSADVFLGVPFNIASYALLTLMVAHVCDLEPGEFVHTFGDTHIYSNHVEQVKLQLTRDPKPLPQMKINPEVKSIFDFKYEDFELVNYEAHPHIKGVVSV; from the coding sequence ATGAAACAATATCTAGAGCTTTGCGAACATGTCTTGAATACTGGTGTGAAAAAAGAAGATCGTACAGGTACCGGTACTATCAGTACTTTCGGTTATCAAATGCGCTTTAACCTCCAGGATGGATTTCCGCTGCTAACAACAAAAAAACTCCACTTGAGATCAATCATTCATGAACTCCTTTGGTTCCTGAATGGCGATACAAATGTGAAGTACCTGCAGGAAAATGGGGTACGCATCTGGAATGAATGGGCAGATGAAAAAGGCGAACTCGGCCCGGTCTATGGCAGCCAGTGGCGGTCGTGGACAGGTGCAGATGGAGAAACGGTGGACCAGATTTCCGAATTGATCCATACCATTAAAACCAATCCTGATTCGAGAAGGATGATTGTCAATGCATGGAATGTGGCTGAAATCGATAAAATGGCTCTGCCTCCATGTCATTGTATGTTTCAGTTTTACGTAGCCGATGGCAAGCTTTCCTGTCAGCTATATCAGAGATCGGCAGATGTATTCCTGGGCGTGCCATTCAACATCGCTTCCTATGCTTTGCTGACATTGATGGTCGCTCATGTATGCGATCTTGAGCCGGGCGAGTTCGTCCATACTTTCGGGGATACCCATATTTACTCGAACCACGTGGAGCAGGTTAAACTGCAGCTTACCCGGGATCCTAAGCCATTGCCGCAAATGAAAATCAACCCTGAAGTCAAGTCAATATTTGACTTTAAATATGAAGATTTCGAGTTGGTCAATTATGAAGCGCATCCACATATCAAAGGGGTTGTCAGTGTATGA
- a CDS encoding SGNH/GDSL hydrolase family protein — MKKFTLLYVTLAMILGSCSQFESLQKGNFNKVKETGMELKEALPTSFFPKDLHIVSAGDSLTQGVGDSTNMGGYIPYLAEQLEKEKTIKNANFENFGVRGNRTDQLLKRLKDKNVQSSIKEADLIILTIGGNDLMKVVKENFSSLKLNHFKTEQKLFAEQLQKIFLSIRNQNQEAPIVLVGLYNPFYNWFADVKEMNQIVDEWNFQSLSIVGQDGNAYFVDIHDIFLNNEENLLYTDYFHPNDRGYQLIADRIYEILDKQVIDSMTD; from the coding sequence TTGAAGAAATTCACCTTACTTTATGTAACACTGGCCATGATATTAGGATCCTGCAGCCAGTTTGAAAGTTTGCAGAAAGGGAACTTCAATAAGGTCAAGGAAACGGGAATGGAATTGAAGGAAGCATTGCCGACTTCATTCTTTCCAAAGGATTTGCATATTGTTTCTGCGGGGGATTCACTCACCCAGGGTGTAGGAGACAGTACGAACATGGGAGGATATATCCCATACCTTGCCGAGCAGCTTGAAAAAGAAAAGACCATTAAGAATGCGAATTTCGAAAATTTTGGTGTGAGAGGAAACAGGACTGACCAGCTTCTGAAAAGGCTGAAAGACAAAAATGTACAATCTTCTATAAAGGAAGCCGACCTGATTATATTAACAATCGGCGGGAATGATTTAATGAAGGTTGTCAAAGAGAATTTTTCCAGTCTGAAACTAAATCATTTCAAAACAGAACAAAAGTTGTTTGCAGAACAGCTGCAGAAAATCTTTTTATCAATCCGAAACCAAAATCAAGAAGCTCCTATCGTTTTAGTCGGACTCTATAATCCATTTTACAACTGGTTTGCGGATGTAAAGGAAATGAACCAAATAGTGGATGAATGGAACTTTCAAAGCCTTTCAATAGTTGGGCAGGACGGAAATGCTTACTTTGTCGACATTCATGATATTTTCCTTAATAATGAAGAAAATCTGTTATATACTGATTATTTTCACCCAAATGACCGTGGGTACCAATTAATTGCTGATCGGATATATGAAATCCTTGATAAGCAGGTCATTGACTCGATGACTGACTAA
- the ilvA gene encoding threonine ammonia-lyase IlvA, with protein MEQETMKKKWVSVEDILIAYRHLKEVVAHTPLQLNQRLSEKYEADIYLKREDLQHVRSFKLRGAYYSMKLLWEEGLDNGVVCASAGNHAQGVAYACRQLGVNGKIFMPATTPGQKISQVEMFGREFVEIVLVGDTFDDSYREARKCAEKEGREFIHPFDDEKVMAGQGTVAVEILNDCQNSVDYIIASIGGGGLMAGLSTYIKSVSPTTRLVGVEPSGAASMNAAFEQNSVIPLKEIDTFVDGAAVKCVGSKTYEICKENVDRLVAVPEGKVCSSILELYNEHAIVTEPAGALPIASLDLLRDEIKGKSVVCVISGGNNDISRMQEIKERSLLHEGLLHYFIVNFPQRAGALREFLDDVLGPGDDITRFEYTKKNNKESGPALVGIELKNKHEYKRLISSMENKGFAFMELNKDNQLFNLLV; from the coding sequence ATGGAACAAGAAACAATGAAGAAAAAATGGGTGAGTGTAGAGGACATCTTGATTGCCTATCGGCATCTGAAAGAGGTTGTTGCCCACACTCCATTGCAATTGAATCAACGATTGTCTGAAAAATATGAAGCTGATATTTATTTGAAGCGCGAGGATTTGCAGCATGTCCGCTCTTTCAAGCTAAGGGGCGCTTATTATTCAATGAAGTTATTGTGGGAAGAAGGGCTTGATAATGGTGTGGTATGTGCAAGTGCAGGGAATCATGCTCAAGGTGTAGCATACGCTTGCCGACAGCTCGGAGTGAATGGGAAAATTTTTATGCCTGCGACAACTCCTGGGCAAAAAATCAGCCAGGTCGAAATGTTCGGGCGTGAGTTCGTTGAGATTGTCCTGGTAGGGGATACATTCGACGATTCTTACCGGGAGGCGCGTAAATGTGCTGAAAAAGAAGGAAGGGAATTCATCCACCCTTTCGATGATGAAAAAGTAATGGCGGGACAGGGAACCGTAGCAGTGGAGATCTTAAATGATTGTCAGAATTCTGTTGACTATATCATCGCTAGTATTGGTGGCGGAGGCTTGATGGCAGGATTGAGTACATATATAAAAAGCGTATCACCGACGACCAGGCTAGTTGGCGTTGAGCCTAGCGGTGCAGCATCCATGAATGCTGCTTTTGAACAAAATAGTGTTATCCCCTTAAAAGAAATCGATACATTCGTAGATGGTGCCGCTGTAAAATGTGTTGGCAGTAAGACATATGAAATTTGCAAGGAAAATGTCGATAGACTTGTTGCAGTTCCTGAAGGGAAAGTGTGTTCATCCATTCTGGAGCTATATAATGAGCATGCGATTGTGACTGAGCCGGCAGGAGCTTTGCCAATTGCATCCCTCGATCTTCTCAGAGATGAGATAAAGGGAAAGTCTGTTGTATGTGTCATAAGCGGCGGCAATAATGATATCAGCAGGATGCAGGAGATTAAGGAAAGGTCGCTGCTCCATGAAGGACTGCTGCATTACTTTATTGTCAATTTCCCGCAGCGTGCAGGTGCTTTGCGTGAATTCCTCGATGATGTCCTGGGACCTGGGGATGACATCACCAGGTTTGAGTACACAAAGAAAAATAATAAAGAAAGCGGGCCTGCACTTGTAGGAATCGAATTGAAGAATAAGCATGAATACAAAAGGCTGATTTCCAGCATGGAGAATAAGGGTTTTGCCTTCATGGAATTGAATAAGGATAATCAGTTGTTTAATTTACTGGTATAA
- a CDS encoding twin-arginine translocase TatA/TatE family subunit, whose protein sequence is MLSNIGVPGLILILVLALIIFGPKKLPEIGRAFGQTLREFKKSTRELTSDVMDEFEEEKKEITKVTK, encoded by the coding sequence ATGTTATCAAACATCGGAGTTCCTGGATTAATCTTAATCCTTGTTTTAGCCTTAATTATCTTTGGACCTAAAAAGCTTCCTGAGATCGGCCGTGCTTTTGGCCAGACGCTTCGAGAATTCAAGAAGTCAACTCGTGAATTGACAAGCGATGTCATGGATGAATTTGAAGAAGAAAAGAAGGAAATTACAAAAGTTACTAAATAA
- a CDS encoding lysophospholipid acyltransferase family protein has product MLRLIACFLYMGGFLVYTIPRLSRLKRLPEDLKPDIKKKLIHETPKKWAKTFMGMTGSQVEIVGLHNIPEGPVLFASNHEGNFDIPVLIGVIEKPFGFISKIEVKKVPVLSSWMEAIGCVFIDRKNREKAAGSIISGVELLNKGNSLVIFPEGTRSKGGPVGLFKAGGFRLAKDSGVPIVPISIQGTADVFEKNGRLVKPAKIKVIISPPVYSRQYKDKDLISLAEEIRDIIIQSRKVKRIAS; this is encoded by the coding sequence ATGCTTCGATTAATTGCGTGTTTTTTGTATATGGGTGGCTTTCTTGTTTACACCATACCCAGACTTTCTAGATTAAAAAGATTGCCGGAAGATTTGAAACCAGATATTAAAAAGAAACTGATTCATGAGACGCCAAAAAAATGGGCAAAAACATTCATGGGAATGACAGGGTCACAGGTGGAGATAGTGGGACTTCATAATATACCTGAAGGTCCGGTGTTGTTTGCCAGTAACCATGAAGGTAATTTTGACATACCAGTACTAATTGGGGTCATTGAAAAACCTTTTGGCTTCATTTCGAAAATTGAAGTGAAGAAGGTTCCGGTTTTATCGTCCTGGATGGAAGCTATTGGTTGTGTTTTTATTGACCGGAAGAATCGTGAAAAAGCAGCTGGCTCAATTATTTCAGGGGTGGAACTTTTAAATAAGGGGAATTCACTCGTGATTTTTCCGGAAGGAACGAGAAGCAAGGGTGGTCCTGTAGGTCTTTTTAAAGCAGGAGGCTTCCGACTTGCCAAAGATTCTGGGGTTCCGATCGTGCCAATTTCAATCCAGGGTACGGCTGATGTATTCGAGAAAAACGGCCGTCTTGTCAAACCTGCAAAAATAAAAGTCATTATAAGTCCTCCGGTATACAGCCGCCAATATAAGGATAAAGACTTAATTTCCCTTGCTGAAGAAATAAGAGATATAATCATTCAATCCCGGAAAGTAAAAAGGATTGCCTCATAA
- a CDS encoding ATP-binding protein codes for MKLNVKNLPLFKKILMFSFMITTVVVVSIMGTSFYLQSKQLKSQMADKVEGVAGIWSSTLDPEDIRKANEFRDESNPSIRRLEKLLTMVGDKSASFLGAYIILPEEYPNQKVYILSASDIYRDYSFDSLMFYDAGEEFISAYRNTREKRAITSTDIFTDQYGSWISSFAPITDHNGNVVAILGIDAKASVIKDNQMEILLLLLLQMAAILAAVYVILNWGLKKVMKPVDDLFFGIKEISSGNFTVTLPVHDQSELSLLSKKFNEMASQLSQLFERVSAASKQLGQTSLEDKESLLLEEAINTMEDIFERTKLQQELQRAEKMNAIGQLAASVAHEIRNPMTVVKGFLQIFLSKEMSEEDHMYLKLMIEELNRAETIINDYLSLARPDVGKLEIINGSEMTEQVMDLMSSYAMMSKNISLHIEIRDQVNIRGNKSELKQVLINILKNGIEAMGDGGKLSMTLKKQGDFGVFIIEDTGIGMTAEELSRLGTAFYSLKERGTGMGLMVCYQIVERMKGQIKVSSKKGEGTTFEIMVPLLMESPE; via the coding sequence ATGAAGCTTAATGTTAAGAACCTGCCGTTATTTAAAAAGATATTGATGTTTTCATTTATGATCACAACTGTCGTTGTGGTGTCCATAATGGGAACAAGCTTCTACCTGCAGTCCAAACAACTGAAAAGTCAAATGGCTGACAAGGTTGAAGGAGTCGCAGGAATTTGGTCATCTACACTGGACCCTGAAGATATTAGAAAGGCAAATGAGTTTAGGGATGAGTCCAACCCATCGATCAGGCGGCTAGAAAAACTCCTGACCATGGTAGGCGATAAAAGTGCTTCATTCCTGGGGGCTTATATTATTCTGCCTGAAGAATATCCAAATCAAAAAGTTTACATACTGTCTGCATCTGATATTTATAGGGATTACTCATTCGATTCTCTAATGTTCTATGATGCAGGGGAAGAATTTATAAGTGCATATCGAAATACCCGAGAAAAGAGGGCGATAACGAGTACGGATATTTTCACTGATCAATATGGGTCTTGGATTTCATCCTTTGCCCCGATTACTGATCATAATGGAAATGTAGTAGCCATTCTTGGAATAGATGCAAAGGCATCCGTCATCAAGGATAATCAAATGGAAATTCTCTTGCTGTTATTATTGCAGATGGCCGCCATCTTAGCTGCTGTTTATGTAATCCTGAATTGGGGCCTTAAGAAGGTCATGAAACCAGTAGATGACTTGTTTTTTGGCATAAAGGAAATCAGTTCTGGCAATTTTACTGTCACGCTGCCTGTTCATGATCAATCAGAGTTAAGTTTATTAAGTAAAAAGTTTAATGAGATGGCTTCCCAGCTCTCCCAACTATTCGAGAGGGTTTCAGCCGCATCAAAGCAATTGGGCCAAACATCGCTGGAGGATAAGGAATCCCTATTGTTAGAGGAAGCGATTAACACAATGGAGGATATATTCGAACGTACAAAACTTCAGCAGGAGCTTCAGCGTGCTGAGAAAATGAACGCGATAGGCCAGTTGGCTGCCTCTGTTGCCCATGAAATCAGAAATCCTATGACTGTTGTGAAAGGTTTTCTACAGATTTTCCTTTCTAAAGAGATGAGTGAAGAAGATCATATGTATTTAAAACTGATGATTGAAGAACTAAACAGAGCAGAGACAATAATAAATGACTATTTGAGCCTGGCAAGACCTGATGTTGGAAAGCTTGAAATCATTAATGGGAGCGAGATGACGGAGCAGGTCATGGATTTGATGAGTTCATACGCCATGATGTCAAAAAACATTTCCTTGCATATTGAAATAAGGGACCAGGTTAATATCAGGGGCAATAAAAGTGAATTAAAACAAGTGCTGATCAATATCTTAAAAAATGGTATTGAGGCGATGGGTGATGGCGGAAAGCTTAGCATGACACTGAAAAAGCAAGGAGATTTCGGTGTATTTATCATAGAAGATACAGGCATTGGCATGACTGCAGAGGAACTATCAAGGCTTGGTACGGCTTTTTATTCATTGAAGGAGCGAGGGACAGGCATGGGGCTGATGGTATGTTACCAGATAGTTGAAAGAATGAAAGGACAAATAAAGGTATCAAGTAAAAAAGGAGAAGGTACCACTTTTGAGATAATGGTCCCATTATTAATGGAAAGCCCTGAGTAA
- a CDS encoding SCO family protein, which produces MVLKKVYTILMLTAVVIFAAGCGNSGLKDAKNYPIEDFTFTNQNGESVSKADLKGKVWMASFIFTNCADVCPPMTANMAKLQDIIKEEGLEDVEIVSFSVDPAVDNPEALKEYGKKFNVDFKNWSFLTGYTQEEIEKFALENFKTLVKKPETGDQVIHGTDFYLVDQNGDMRKYYTGLKEVPFEQIIEDIKALQ; this is translated from the coding sequence ATGGTTTTGAAAAAGGTTTATACGATCCTCATGCTTACGGCAGTAGTCATATTTGCTGCGGGGTGCGGAAACAGCGGCCTAAAGGATGCGAAGAACTATCCTATCGAGGATTTTACTTTCACGAATCAAAATGGTGAATCTGTTAGTAAAGCGGATTTGAAAGGGAAAGTCTGGATGGCCAGCTTTATATTTACGAACTGTGCGGATGTGTGCCCGCCAATGACGGCCAATATGGCGAAGCTTCAGGATATAATTAAGGAAGAAGGACTTGAGGACGTCGAGATTGTTTCCTTCAGTGTAGATCCTGCTGTCGACAATCCTGAGGCACTTAAGGAGTATGGCAAGAAATTCAATGTTGATTTCAAGAACTGGTCGTTCCTTACAGGCTATACACAAGAAGAAATAGAAAAATTCGCACTTGAAAACTTCAAAACACTTGTCAAGAAACCGGAGACAGGGGATCAGGTTATTCATGGCACTGATTTTTATCTTGTCGATCAAAACGGGGATATGAGGAAATATTATACTGGGCTGAAAGAAGTCCCTTTTGAACAAATAATTGAAGATATTAAAGCACTTCAATAG
- a CDS encoding nucleoside hydrolase: MVKKVLFFSDFGIDDNIAVLYAFFNKEIDLVGVVADYGNVSKQDALRNAAYLQKLTGRPDIPAFAGAELPLTGERPEYVPDVHGIEGLGPIIPDIEVDYTLENFHGIQEIIEKNPDEIIIVNVGRLSSLAAAFILYPETMKKVKDFYIMGGAFNEPGNVTPVAEANFYGDPYAANIVMAQAKPPVKIIPLNVTSGSIVTPALINELDEHYQSIGSEVGKLVKPMFDYYYKFYKGRNPDLTGAPLHDVLTLWALLNEERVVFHDIPVKIVVNRGEAFGQSIGDFRDSNDKADYPVHKVAVNFSYTNFIRDFFTTMKNSQIDNGTG, from the coding sequence TTGGTGAAAAAAGTGCTTTTCTTTAGTGATTTCGGAATAGATGATAATATCGCTGTATTATATGCGTTTTTTAATAAAGAAATAGATTTGGTTGGTGTAGTCGCCGATTACGGCAATGTATCAAAACAAGATGCGCTGCGAAATGCAGCTTATTTGCAGAAGCTTACAGGGAGGCCTGATATTCCAGCTTTTGCAGGTGCAGAACTGCCATTGACAGGAGAAAGGCCTGAATATGTACCGGACGTCCACGGCATTGAGGGGCTGGGGCCAATCATTCCTGATATTGAAGTGGATTACACTCTTGAAAACTTCCATGGCATCCAGGAAATCATCGAAAAAAACCCGGATGAAATCATTATAGTCAATGTAGGCAGGCTATCATCGCTTGCAGCTGCTTTCATTCTCTATCCTGAAACTATGAAAAAAGTAAAAGATTTTTACATTATGGGTGGTGCATTCAATGAACCTGGGAATGTCACGCCAGTGGCTGAAGCGAATTTTTATGGTGATCCGTATGCAGCAAATATCGTTATGGCACAGGCAAAACCTCCTGTGAAAATCATTCCGCTTAATGTGACAAGTGGATCGATTGTGACGCCTGCCTTAATCAATGAGCTTGATGAACATTACCAATCTATAGGTAGTGAAGTAGGAAAACTAGTGAAGCCAATGTTTGACTATTACTACAAGTTTTATAAGGGGAGGAATCCTGATTTGACTGGGGCTCCTCTCCACGATGTTCTGACCCTATGGGCGTTATTGAATGAAGAACGAGTAGTTTTCCACGATATTCCTGTTAAAATTGTCGTTAACAGGGGAGAGGCATTTGGGCAGAGCATAGGAGATTTTAGGGATTCAAATGATAAAGCAGATTATCCAGTCCATAAAGTAGCTGTTAACTTTAGTTATACAAACTTCATTAGAGATTTCTTCACAACGATGAAAAATTCACAAATCGATAATGGCACAGGATAA